Within Spinacia oleracea cultivar Varoflay chromosome 4, BTI_SOV_V1, whole genome shotgun sequence, the genomic segment gctttgacgtcgaaagacaaaaagcaagggaaagggtcattgatcttgaaatgacagagtGGACGCGAAttagaactcatacaaagaaaatggttgggcttctcaaccggcttgagttacttggtgatccattcccagattctgcagctgcgggaatacttttgaattctcttcaccctggtatTAAGAAATTTaaactactctatttctccaagaaaagggagaatactcATAGTGAACTAAttacttgcttcatcagtacgaattggactttgtaagtgataagcaagcatcggtaaaagtaaagagtaagaaaatcaagaaaaaggttccggaGAAGATCCAacgcaagggtgcatctccatctacttcaggaaggcaagtggcgccatccaagaagaagatgaagaaggatcgttctccatctacatcgcaatgcttcaattgtaatgaaattggtcattacaagcaagatttccccaaactaaaggaagagaagaaggacggaaacgttgcttctccttcaggtatgtatgttatacattgtaatcttgctaattctacttcttgggtattagatactggttgtggctcacacttatgttccaattcacagggactaaggagaggtagaaagcttgataaaggcgagatggatctacgcgtgggaaatggagcacggattgctgcattagccgtaggatcttattttatttctttgcctagtgggtttgttttggaactagaaaactgttactatgttcctagtatcaccagaaacatcatttccgtttcaagtttggattctaaaggttttagttttcaatttaaagacaatagttgttctttttctttcaatggaatgttttatggttcagcacaacaagaaaacggtctttatgtgctagatacgagcaaacacatttataacataaataccaaaaaggctaaaactggtgattcggatctcacatttctgtggcattgtcgattaggccatataaacataaagcgcatggaattacttcaacggaaaggaattctagaatcattcgacttagagaagattgatcaatgcgaatcttgtttacttggcaaaatgacaaagcaacctttctcaaaggtgggagaaagagcaagcgaactactagggctaatacatacggacgtatgtgggcctatgagtacgaaagctagaggtgagttcagctatttcataacgtttacgaaCGACTTAAGTAGATAtgactatatttacttaatgaagcacaagtctgaatcgtttgagaaattccgagaatttaaaaatgaagtagagaatcaacatggaaagaaaatcaaagctctaagatcggatcgaggaggtgaatatcttagccacgagtttgatgaccatctaaaagaatgcggtattctttctgaattgactgctccggggacacctcaatggaatggagtgtcggaacggagaaataggaccttactcgatatggtcaggtcaatgatgggtcaggccgaacttcctttacagttctggggacatgctttgcaaactgcagcactcgcactgaatcgtgctccgtcaaaagctgttgaaaagactccatacgaattatggactgggaaacttccaaagttgtcttttctgaagatttggggttgcgaagcatatgtcaagcgattaatttcggacaagctacaacctaaatctgacaaatgtttcttcgttgggtatccaaaagaaactatggggtattacttctacaacaagtcagacaacaaggtattcgttgctcgtgacggtgtctttttggaaagaaatcatatttccaaattgacaagtgggagaataatagacctcgaagagattcgagacgaacaacaaactcagaactctttagaagcagttcaagttgatgaacctccaaggtctttagaagagccagtgggagtagttcctcaaaacgttgttgcccctcgtaggtcaaatagaactattttttagccggacagatggacaggcgtcctcttgactgaaaacttagacgttctcatattggatagtgatgaacctttgacttacaagcaagctatgacgagcccaagctccattaaatggttagaggccatgcaatctgaaatagactccatgtctgaaaatcaagtctgggatttggttgatttgccggatgggttcacacctatcggatgcaaatgagtcttcaagttgaagaaagacaaagatggaattgtatacatatacaaggctagattggtagcaaaaggttacaggcaagttcacggcgttgactacgatgaaaccttttctccagtcgcgatgcttaagtctattcggataatccttgcgattgccgcttttcatgactatgaaatatggcaaatggatgtcaaaactgccttcttgaacggtgttcttgaagagactgtgttcatgacacatccggagggttttgtcgatcaaaagaaccaaggaaaggtatgcaagcttaagaagtccatctacggactaaagcaggcatcaaggagttggaataaacgatttgatgaagcagtcaataagtttggcttcatcaagaatcatgacgaatcttgtgtatacaagaaggtcagtgggagtaaaattgcattcctagtcttgtatgttgacgacatactgcttattggaaacgacattcctatgttggagtctgtaaagacttggctcggaaagtgtttctcaatgaaggagtTAGgtgaggcacagtacatattgggcatcaagatctatagggatagatctaagaggatgattggactaagccaaagcacttacattgacaaagtgctagctaagttcaatatgatggaagccaagagaggccatctacccatgtcacatggcgtatatctaagcaagaatcagtgtctcaaaacatctgatgagcgtagaaagatgagtggaattccatacgcttcggctattggatccatcatgtatgctatgatttgtacaaggccggatgtttcgtttgcactcagtgcaacgagcatgtaccagtcagaaccaggtgaggcgcattggactgctgccaagaacatcctaaagtacctgaaaaagactaaggatcagtttctggtttatggtggtacagatgagttgattgttaagggctatacggacgcaaactttcaaaccgacagagatgatttcagatcacagtctgggtttgtgttctgcctcaagggcggagcagtaagctggaaaagtgctaagcaaagcactattgcggattctacaattgaagccgagtacattgctgcctcagaagcagcaaaggaagctgtttggattcggatgTTCATCgtagaacttggtgttgtcccctccattaaaggaccagtggctttgtattgcgacaatagcggagcaattgcccaggcaaaggagcctaggagccaccagaagtccaagcacgtactgcggcgatttcatatacttcgagagatcgttgaaagaaaggaaatcgagatttgcaaggttggaactgacgacaacgtcgcggatccattgactaaaccgttgccacaagtgaaacacaacgcacatgtagcaaccatgggaatcaagcatgttggagaatggctttgattttctaagtatgtttttagaacatctgttagatctatgtttaaaacaattggtttaaccatttcatatttatgaaatttatttatttcatattcatttaattgtggtttagaattaaatgataagtccatgtgattcaaatcattcaaatgggatatcaagatgcattctttgacaaagaaacacccataagtgaacttgaatattgaagtcacaaaggatccctaatccaggtcattgaaaggtggacgaccaatgactaatgaagattaaattgcaagtagattacttagttctgtttcttgaactagagtgactggatgtcagaatcttttgcatagatacttattggatcttgtatcggattgaccatgagaacgctttaagagattaaagtcatgtcataggtagttctcattaatggtgattagaaaccgttcctcagaacatgagcgattatgtctgctcgtttgagaattagttcgctttgatactagctaaacgtcgcaccgtaaaaggaggctataaaagcagttattgggcgtactatgaatcaaagtgagtgttcatagattgaaagaatggattgtcctcctatctttgataggatatggtgttgttgtgtaacaaggcctctcggagagttagatactgtaaaatgcatggccgtgctcagaatggttaggcttaaccttctgcaaaagtttgacagttgaactttgtaatccgagaaacacttctggacctaataaggatggcttggatcttaccttatgttccttaagtaacactaagcgacaaaggaatgtggatgcacacttgtctgaatgacaagtgggagattgaaggaaatatgtccttcacccaaggtgcattatgaaggaaataatgcccttggtccaagtatgcattctatgttaagtctaataaatgcggttcagtattaattaacaagttaataattcagtgagatcaagtgagctgaatgcctagctagaggccgcttcagttcaagtggaattaatgatattaatccacagcttactcttgactgaacccgtagggtcacacaaatagtacgtaaacggatcaagtatttaatggcattaaatactccatctatgaatattcggaaccgacggatcttggtttcagtgggagctaagatcgtcacaggcaagaaatgaatactccggaaacgatgatattgccggaaacggaaatatggatcgtatcggaaatatgaatattatccaagtcgtagatgttgccggaaacggaaacatggtacgtatcggaaaatattattggaaatggaaatattaccagaatcggaaatattgccggaaacggaaatattgtcagaatcggaaatattaccggaatcggaaaataattccggaaacggaaatattaaatatttgttcgaaacggaaattaattccggaatcggaaatattaaatattgttcgtatcggaaatagattccggaaatggaaatttaatcggaagcgtatcgtacgaattagcatcggacgaggcctgccggacgaaggcccagcacgaagccgggccatcgcccagcaagcacgcacgccacaagcccagcgcgcaccaaggccacggatgcgtgggccgcgctgcatgggctgctgctcgcatgcgcatgggcagcccttgtggctgccgtgtgtgtgtgtgagtttgtgctcatgcgagattcctaaaactgcaagagttagtgtgtgattaaattcctattcctaattagataaattaattaaatagaattcatgtaggattctaatttcaattaattcgtatcctactaggattgcgattccttttccataactctataaataaaggcctaggggtcattatttatatacaagtttttaagtattcaaaactaagatttttaagcagaaaaatcagccaatattcttgcctacccaaccgaaaatattagaaccttaagggcgattctagttggtcaatcttaaggcggatccggacgtgctgtggactatctacggagggacgacactt encodes:
- the LOC130471815 gene encoding uncharacterized protein translates to MTEWTRIRTHTKKMYELDFVSDKQASVKVKSKKIKKKVPEKIQRKGASPSTSGRQVAPSKKKMKKDRSPSTSQCFNCNEIGHYKQDFPKLKEEKKDGNVASPSGTKER